In a single window of the bacterium genome:
- the menB gene encoding 1,4-dihydroxy-2-naphthoyl-CoA synthase has protein sequence METAWQKVRDYSDILYERAEGIAKVTINRPEVRNAFRPETVAELLDAFARARDDAEIGVVLLTGAGTKAFCSGGDQRIRGDAGYVGRDGVPRLNVLDLQRAIRTLPKPVIAVVAGYAIGGGHVLHVVCDLTIAAENAVFGQTGPKVGSFDGGYGSAYLARIVGHKRAREIWYLCRQYTAEQALAMGLVNTVVPLDQLEAEAVRWAKELLDKSPLALRLLKASFNADTDGLAGLQQLAGDATLLYYLSEEAQEGRDAYVQKRKPNFSKFPRYP, from the coding sequence ATGGAGACCGCATGGCAGAAGGTCCGGGACTACAGCGACATTCTCTATGAGCGGGCCGAGGGGATCGCGAAGGTTACGATTAATCGGCCGGAGGTCCGCAACGCCTTTCGCCCCGAGACCGTCGCCGAGCTGCTCGACGCGTTTGCCCGCGCGCGCGACGACGCGGAGATCGGGGTCGTGCTCCTGACCGGCGCCGGTACGAAGGCCTTTTGTTCGGGCGGAGACCAACGCATTCGCGGCGACGCGGGGTACGTGGGCCGCGATGGGGTGCCGCGGCTGAACGTCCTCGACCTCCAACGGGCGATACGCACGCTGCCCAAGCCCGTGATCGCGGTCGTGGCCGGCTACGCGATCGGGGGCGGCCACGTCCTCCACGTCGTCTGCGACCTGACGATCGCCGCCGAGAACGCGGTCTTCGGACAGACCGGGCCGAAGGTGGGCAGCTTCGACGGGGGGTACGGGTCGGCCTATTTGGCGCGGATCGTCGGGCACAAGCGGGCCCGGGAGATCTGGTATCTCTGTCGGCAGTACACCGCCGAGCAGGCGCTCGCCATGGGGTTGGTCAATACGGTGGTGCCCCTCGACCAGCTCGAGGCGGAAGCCGTCCGGTGGGCCAAGGAGCTCCTCGACAAGAGTCCGCTGGCGCTGCGCCTCTTGAAGGCGTCGTTCAATGCCGATACCGACGGGCTCGCCGGGCTGCAACAGCTCGCGGGCGACGCGACGCTCCTGTACTACCTCTCCGAGGAAGCGCAGGAAGGGCGGGACGCCTACGTCCAGAAGCGCAAGCCGAACTTTTCGAAGTTTCCGCGGTATCCGTGA
- a CDS encoding 1,4-dihydroxy-2-naphthoate polyprenyltransferase: MHAHDGVDGRFWRAWMIAARVPTLPAAVVPVVVGTAVAAHRGQFRPGWALGALVVALGIQIGTNLYNDVLDFLRGADTASRRGPLRVTQSGLLTPKQTTAGAYVCFGIAALVGAAFAARYGWPVLAAGGLAIAAGLGYTGGPWPLGYHGLGELFVFLFFGVLAVVGTAYVQMGTVSGLALAASIPVGLLATAILVVNNLRDIDSDRAVGKWTLAILLGPHRTRVLYLGCLVGAGLAPAVMRSVGEIGAWFWLPWLTVPLGAALVRTVWRPPLAAGLNRALRETAALHLLFGMLLAASLW, from the coding sequence TTGCACGCGCACGACGGCGTGGACGGGCGGTTCTGGCGTGCGTGGATGATCGCCGCGCGCGTTCCCACGCTCCCGGCGGCGGTGGTCCCCGTGGTGGTGGGGACGGCGGTCGCCGCGCATCGCGGGCAGTTTCGTCCGGGGTGGGCGCTCGGGGCCCTCGTCGTGGCCCTGGGTATCCAGATCGGCACGAACCTGTACAACGACGTGCTCGACTTTCTGCGGGGCGCGGACACGGCGTCGCGTCGCGGTCCGCTGCGGGTGACGCAGAGCGGGCTGCTCACCCCGAAACAGACCACCGCGGGCGCGTACGTGTGTTTTGGGATTGCGGCGCTGGTGGGAGCGGCCTTTGCCGCGCGGTACGGTTGGCCGGTGCTCGCCGCCGGGGGGCTCGCCATCGCGGCGGGGCTGGGATACACGGGCGGGCCGTGGCCGTTGGGGTATCACGGGCTCGGGGAACTGTTCGTCTTCCTGTTCTTTGGGGTGCTGGCCGTCGTCGGCACAGCCTACGTCCAGATGGGCACGGTGAGCGGACTTGCCCTTGCCGCGTCGATCCCGGTCGGTCTGCTTGCGACGGCCATTCTCGTCGTCAACAACCTGCGCGATATCGACTCCGACCGTGCGGTCGGCAAGTGGACGCTCGCGATCCTCCTGGGGCCGCATCGCACGCGGGTGTTGTATCTCGGCTGTCTCGTGGGTGCCGGCCTGGCGCCGGCCGTGATGCGAAGCGTCGGGGAGATCGGCGCGTGGTTTTGGCTACCGTGGCTGACCGTGCCGCTCGGGGCCGCGCTCGTGCGCACCGTATGGCGGCCGCCACTTGCCGCGGGCCTCAACCGGGCGCTTCGCGAGACCGCCGCGCTCCATCTCCTCTTTGGCATGCTGCTCGCCGCCAGCCTGTGGTGA
- the menE gene encoding o-succinylbenzoate--CoA ligase yields the protein MARVRSQEEPWSGQTPAWLDARARAFPERPALVTGAHRWSFGQLDAAASRVAHWLAGSGITAGTRAAVLMRNGASFVATTHALTKLGAVMVPLHARLTKPELVRQLDGVGATAVICDGALAALGQAAALPTVRALVAEEPEPEPHDRSGGGALGEGLPCPRLSLSSIQGIVHTSATSGTPKGVLLTYGNHWWSAVGAALHLGLQRDDCWLACLPLSHVGGLAILWRSVIYGVPVILHDAFEPDVVNREIDDGRVTLISLVGTMLQRLIDARGQRPFPQRLRAILLGGGPISPGLLETCVRRRIPIAPTYGLTETASQVATLAPEDVSRKTGSAGQALFPTELRIAASGRRRTAPGQVGEILVRGPVVMRGYDGRPGDAAQVLHGGWLHTGDLGYLDADGYLYVVDRRTDLVVSGGENVYPAEVERVLQSHPAVEDTCVVGAPDPLWGQVVVAAVLVRARPQTNADELKAFCAERLAMYKVPKHVWFVDGLPRSAGGKLLRYRVRERMAELLRQRRS from the coding sequence GTGGCCCGCGTGCGGTCGCAGGAGGAACCGTGGTCCGGCCAGACGCCCGCGTGGCTGGACGCGCGCGCCCGCGCGTTCCCGGAACGCCCGGCGTTGGTCACCGGGGCGCATCGCTGGTCGTTCGGCCAGCTCGATGCGGCCGCGAGCCGGGTCGCACACTGGCTCGCCGGCTCGGGGATAACGGCCGGCACGCGGGCGGCGGTCCTCATGCGGAACGGCGCGTCGTTTGTCGCGACCACGCATGCGCTGACGAAGCTCGGCGCGGTCATGGTGCCGCTGCACGCGCGGCTCACGAAGCCCGAACTCGTGCGGCAACTCGACGGCGTGGGCGCGACCGCGGTGATCTGTGACGGCGCCCTGGCGGCGCTCGGCCAGGCGGCGGCTCTGCCAACCGTGCGTGCGCTCGTTGCGGAGGAGCCCGAGCCCGAACCACATGATCGAAGCGGCGGGGGCGCGCTTGGCGAGGGACTCCCGTGCCCGCGCCTGTCTCTGTCGTCGATCCAAGGCATTGTGCACACCTCCGCCACCTCGGGGACGCCCAAGGGGGTGCTGTTGACGTACGGGAACCACTGGTGGAGCGCCGTGGGCGCCGCGCTGCATCTCGGGCTGCAGCGCGACGACTGCTGGTTGGCGTGTCTGCCGCTCTCCCACGTCGGCGGCCTGGCGATTCTGTGGCGCAGCGTGATTTACGGGGTGCCGGTGATCCTGCACGACGCGTTCGAGCCGGACGTCGTGAACCGCGAGATCGATGACGGGCGGGTGACCCTGATCTCGCTGGTCGGCACGATGCTGCAGCGCCTCATCGACGCGCGCGGGCAGCGGCCGTTTCCGCAGCGCCTCCGAGCCATCCTGCTTGGCGGCGGGCCGATCTCACCAGGCCTGCTTGAGACGTGCGTGCGACGCCGCATCCCGATCGCGCCGACCTACGGGCTGACGGAGACGGCGTCCCAGGTCGCCACCCTGGCGCCCGAGGACGTGTCGCGGAAGACCGGGTCCGCCGGCCAAGCGCTGTTTCCAACGGAGCTCCGGATCGCGGCTTCGGGGCGACGCCGGACGGCGCCGGGGCAGGTGGGCGAGATCCTCGTGCGGGGCCCTGTCGTCATGCGCGGGTACGACGGGCGACCGGGCGATGCTGCACAGGTCTTGCACGGCGGCTGGCTGCACACCGGCGATCTCGGGTATCTCGACGCCGACGGGTACCTCTATGTGGTGGATCGCCGAACGGATCTGGTGGTGTCCGGGGGAGAAAATGTTTATCCGGCGGAGGTCGAGCGCGTGCTGCAGAGCCACCCGGCGGTGGAGGACACGTGCGTCGTCGGCGCTCCGGATCCCCTGTGGGGACAGGTCGTGGTCGCCGCTGTCTTGGTGCGTGCCCGTCCGCAGACGAATGCGGACGAGCTCAAGGCGTTTTGCGCTGAACGACTTGCCATGTACAAGGTCCCCAAGCATGTGTGGTTCGTTGACGGGCTTCCTCGATCGGCCGGGGGGAAGCTGCTTCGCTACCGCGTGCGGGAGCGGATGGCCGAACTCTTGCGGCAACGACGTTCGTAA
- the menH gene encoding 2-succinyl-6-hydroxy-2,4-cyclohexadiene-1-carboxylate synthase has translation MARILVNGVRLHVETEGSGPPLVLLHGFTGSAEAWHPHLSVFAAQRRVLVPDLLGHARSDAPADPRRYQIEHAAADLLAVFDHFGVDRPCVLGYSMGGRVALYLAATAPRRVGALILVSASPGIRDDATRRARAVEDGALADAIERDGVPAFVGRWERHPLFATQERLPAAVRRTVRAQRLRHQARGLANSLRGIGQGAQPALHEHLSRLRLPTLLMVGELDERYCALGRELCALIPGAQLTVVPQAGHAVQVEQPEEFQRHVFEFLERLRDRAHDEVSHDGDRMAEGPGLQRHSL, from the coding sequence ATGGCGCGCATCCTGGTCAACGGCGTGCGCCTGCACGTCGAGACTGAGGGGAGCGGGCCACCCCTCGTGCTGCTCCACGGGTTCACCGGGAGCGCCGAGGCATGGCACCCGCATCTGTCCGTCTTCGCCGCGCAGCGGCGTGTCCTAGTTCCAGATCTCCTCGGGCACGCGCGGTCGGACGCGCCCGCCGATCCGCGGCGGTATCAGATCGAGCACGCCGCGGCGGATCTGCTCGCCGTGTTCGATCATTTCGGCGTCGATCGGCCGTGCGTGCTCGGCTATTCGATGGGAGGCCGGGTGGCGCTCTATCTCGCCGCGACCGCGCCGCGTCGCGTCGGCGCGTTGATCCTGGTGAGCGCGTCGCCGGGGATCCGTGACGACGCGACCCGGCGGGCCAGAGCGGTGGAGGACGGCGCGTTGGCCGACGCCATCGAGCGGGATGGTGTGCCGGCGTTCGTCGGCCGGTGGGAGCGGCACCCGCTGTTTGCCACCCAGGAGCGCCTGCCGGCGGCCGTCCGGCGCACCGTTCGCGCGCAGCGCCTCCGGCATCAAGCGCGCGGCCTCGCCAACAGCCTGCGCGGCATCGGACAAGGCGCACAGCCCGCCTTGCACGAGCACCTGTCCCGATTGCGCCTCCCGACGCTGCTCATGGTCGGTGAGCTCGACGAGCGCTACTGTGCGCTTGGGCGTGAGTTGTGCGCGCTGATACCCGGTGCGCAGCTCACGGTCGTCCCGCAGGCCGGGCATGCGGTGCAGGTGGAGCAGCCCGAGGAGTTTCAGCGGCACGTGTTTGAGTTTCTCGAACGCCTACGCGACCGAGCCCATGACGAGGTGAGCCACGATGGAGACCGCATGGCAGAAGGTCCGGGACTACAGCGACATTCTCTATGA
- a CDS encoding cyclic-di-AMP receptor, whose protein sequence is MGDGRSSAGNGKKLLLIIASHEDASQVLDTFAHSDIPATRFGSTGGIWQVGSVSILSGVNADQVDRVIEVMQQICEAHQGRRRAPTSAQEHRMVVFVLDATRMERV, encoded by the coding sequence ATGGGTGATGGCCGCAGCTCGGCGGGGAACGGGAAGAAGCTACTCCTTATTATCGCGTCACACGAGGATGCGTCCCAGGTGCTGGACACCTTCGCCCACAGCGACATTCCCGCGACGAGATTCGGTTCGACAGGTGGAATCTGGCAGGTAGGAAGCGTGTCGATTCTCTCTGGCGTCAACGCGGACCAGGTGGATCGCGTCATCGAGGTCATGCAACAGATCTGCGAAGCCCATCAGGGACGGCGGCGTGCCCCAACGTCGGCGCAGGAGCACAGGATGGTGGTGTTTGTTCTCGATGCGACGAGGATGGAACGCGTTTAG